One Halorientalis litorea DNA segment encodes these proteins:
- the glnA gene encoding type I glutamate--ammonia ligase, producing MTNPNVKADGGLTEEAQEVVDEIEEQNVDFLRLQFTDILGTVKNVSVPAEQVEKAFTEGIYFDGSSIEGFVRIQESDMRLVPDASTFAVLPWRNSEDHASARLICDVINTSTGEPFEGDPRYVLKQALERAEELGYTVNCAPEPEFFLFEEDEDGRATTKTSDAGGYFDVAPKDLASDVRRDIIYGLEEMGFEIEASHHEVAQGQHEINFEYDDVLSTADNVATFRTVVRAIAAEHDLHATFMPKPIPKINGSGMHTHISLFEDGENAFHDEDDEFDLSDEAHSFIAGILEHAPALAAVTNPTVNSYKRLVPGYEAPVYVAWSDRNRSALIRKPAARIPAASRIEARFPDPSCNPYLAFAALLHAGLDGIERDLDCPDPVRENIYEFDEEKREEYGIDTLPENLGEAIDALEADETVYGALGEHVGPKFVEAKTEEHTDYLVDVSQWELDRYLETF from the coding sequence ATGACAAACCCGAACGTCAAAGCGGACGGCGGCCTCACTGAAGAGGCACAGGAAGTGGTAGACGAGATCGAAGAGCAGAACGTCGATTTCCTCCGACTACAGTTCACGGACATCCTCGGCACCGTCAAAAACGTCTCGGTCCCGGCCGAACAGGTCGAGAAGGCCTTCACCGAGGGCATCTACTTCGACGGGTCCTCCATCGAGGGCTTCGTCCGGATTCAGGAGTCGGACATGCGCCTCGTCCCCGACGCCTCGACGTTCGCCGTCCTCCCGTGGCGCAACAGCGAGGACCACGCGAGTGCCCGCCTCATCTGTGACGTTATCAACACCTCGACGGGCGAACCGTTCGAGGGTGACCCGCGCTACGTCCTGAAGCAGGCACTCGAACGCGCGGAGGAACTGGGCTACACCGTCAACTGCGCCCCCGAACCCGAGTTCTTCCTGTTCGAGGAGGACGAGGACGGCCGCGCGACGACGAAGACGAGCGACGCCGGCGGCTACTTCGACGTCGCACCCAAGGACCTCGCCTCCGACGTGCGCCGCGACATCATCTACGGACTGGAGGAGATGGGCTTCGAAATCGAAGCCAGCCACCACGAAGTTGCACAGGGCCAGCACGAGATTAACTTCGAGTACGACGACGTGCTCTCGACGGCAGACAACGTCGCCACCTTCCGCACGGTCGTTCGCGCCATCGCGGCCGAACACGACCTGCACGCGACGTTCATGCCCAAACCCATCCCGAAAATCAACGGCTCCGGGATGCACACCCACATCTCGCTGTTCGAGGACGGCGAGAACGCCTTCCACGACGAAGACGACGAGTTCGACCTGAGCGACGAGGCCCACAGCTTCATCGCGGGCATCCTCGAACACGCCCCGGCCCTCGCGGCCGTCACCAACCCGACGGTGAACTCCTACAAGCGTCTGGTGCCCGGCTACGAAGCACCCGTCTACGTCGCGTGGTCCGACCGGAACCGCTCGGCACTCATCCGCAAGCCCGCCGCGCGCATCCCGGCCGCGAGCCGCATCGAGGCACGCTTCCCCGACCCGTCGTGTAACCCGTACCTCGCCTTCGCCGCACTCCTCCACGCCGGTCTGGACGGCATCGAGCGTGACCTCGACTGTCCCGACCCGGTCCGTGAGAACATCTACGAGTTCGACGAGGAGAAACGCGAGGAGTACGGCATCGACACGCTCCCGGAGAACCTCGGCGAGGCTATCGACGCCCTCGAAGCCGACGAGACGGTCTACGGCGCGCTCGGCGAACACGTCGGGCCGAAGTTCGTCGAGGCCAAGACCGAGGAACACACCGACTACCTCGTCGACGTCTCCCAGTGGGAACTCGACCGGTACCTCGAAACGTTCTAA
- a CDS encoding TetR/AcrR family transcriptional regulator: MADDVTGDILDATYVALCERGYADVTMQDIADHTDKSKATLHYHYDSKRDLMVAFLDYLYEEFTGRVGDPPGETAPERLDAFIERALSPPETDPERRQAFETALLELKAQAPYDEAIRERLVAFDQFLVTRVRDIVADGIESGAFRDVDPADTARFVATTLDGAHTKRVAVGQDIDCTHRMLRSYVQTHLVAGRSDAEVVPE, encoded by the coding sequence ATGGCCGACGACGTGACGGGCGATATTCTGGACGCGACGTACGTCGCACTCTGTGAGCGCGGCTACGCCGACGTGACGATGCAGGACATCGCCGACCACACGGACAAGAGCAAAGCGACGCTACACTACCACTACGACAGCAAGCGTGACCTCATGGTCGCGTTTCTGGACTACCTCTACGAGGAGTTCACCGGCCGCGTCGGGGACCCGCCGGGCGAGACGGCTCCGGAGCGACTCGACGCGTTCATCGAGCGCGCGCTGTCCCCGCCTGAGACGGACCCCGAACGCAGACAGGCGTTCGAAACCGCCCTCCTCGAACTGAAGGCACAGGCACCGTACGACGAGGCGATTCGTGAGCGACTGGTCGCCTTCGACCAGTTCCTCGTCACGCGGGTCCGCGACATCGTCGCGGACGGCATCGAATCGGGAGCCTTCCGCGACGTGGACCCCGCGGACACGGCCCGGTTCGTCGCGACGACGCTCGACGGCGCGCACACGAAGCGGGTAGCTGTCGGACAGGACATCGACTGCACGCACCGGATGCTGCGGTCCTACGTCCAGACGCATCTGGTCGCCGGGCGGTCCGACGCGGAGGTCGTGCCCGAATGA
- a CDS encoding YihY/virulence factor BrkB family protein, whose translation MSRNADLLEVLRSVAVAARSEQITFLAASLAYYAFVSMLPLLLLALAVGSAIGGAALASRLVSQLGTVLSPSGQQLVIGVLTDASGRGGATVFGVLVLLWGGLKLFRGLDVAFASVYGRETSLGFLQQVKDALVTLLAVAAGVGVTVAAGLVVSLARVPLVGIVGTLATTAGLTLTFLPLYVLLPNPRVPVRDAIPGAVLAAGGWTILGTGFRIYAANAGGFQLYGVVGGVLLLVTWFYFGGIVLLLGVVLNAVLANRAGLSDNRQLQQVSRRRGAQPMTDEHGDRDPSATGERADDGDHGEAAGDRHPTDEDIAQLRAELEEMEDRTVHRDEIERELKQYVRRRVRRGHATGWGPYLVLLYGTAMTLGAFSFLSGGWAILAMLIVWLSTLGLYALMLVVGITVTAAGLPGRLRDAVGNFRR comes from the coding sequence GTGTCCCGGAACGCAGACCTACTCGAGGTGCTACGGTCGGTGGCCGTGGCCGCCCGCTCCGAGCAGATAACGTTCCTCGCGGCCAGCCTCGCCTACTACGCCTTCGTCTCCATGTTGCCGCTCCTGTTGCTCGCGCTGGCCGTCGGGTCCGCCATCGGCGGTGCGGCCTTGGCGTCGCGACTCGTCAGCCAACTCGGGACGGTCCTCTCGCCGAGCGGCCAGCAACTCGTTATTGGCGTGTTGACCGACGCGAGCGGACGCGGGGGTGCTACCGTCTTCGGCGTCCTCGTTCTGCTGTGGGGCGGATTGAAACTGTTTCGCGGGTTGGACGTGGCGTTCGCGTCGGTGTACGGGAGAGAGACGAGCCTCGGCTTCCTCCAGCAGGTGAAAGACGCACTCGTGACGCTGTTGGCCGTCGCCGCCGGGGTGGGCGTCACCGTCGCGGCCGGACTCGTCGTCAGTCTCGCACGCGTCCCACTCGTCGGTATCGTGGGGACACTCGCGACGACTGCCGGGTTGACGTTGACCTTCCTCCCGCTGTACGTCCTGTTGCCGAACCCTCGGGTACCGGTCCGGGACGCGATACCGGGTGCGGTGCTCGCGGCCGGTGGCTGGACGATACTGGGGACCGGATTCCGCATCTACGCGGCCAACGCGGGTGGGTTTCAGCTCTACGGCGTCGTCGGCGGTGTCCTCCTGTTGGTGACGTGGTTCTACTTCGGCGGCATCGTGTTGCTCCTCGGCGTCGTGTTGAACGCGGTGTTGGCGAACCGTGCCGGACTGTCCGACAACCGGCAACTACAACAGGTGTCACGCCGACGTGGCGCACAACCGATGACCGACGAGCACGGGGACCGGGACCCGTCGGCGACCGGGGAGCGGGCCGACGACGGTGACCACGGCGAGGCGGCGGGCGACCGACACCCAACGGACGAGGACATCGCACAACTCCGGGCGGAACTCGAAGAGATGGAAGACCGCACTGTTCACCGCGACGAAATCGAGCGGGAGTTGAAACAGTACGTCCGCCGCCGCGTCCGGCGCGGCCACGCAACCGGGTGGGGTCCCTACCTCGTCCTGCTGTACGGCACCGCCATGACGCTCGGGGCCTTCTCCTTCCTCTCGGGCGGGTGGGCGATTCTGGCCATGCTCATCGTCTGGCTCTCGACGCTGGGGCTGTACGCGCTGATGCTCGTCGTGGGCATCACCGTCACGGCCGCGGGCCTCCCGGGACGCCTGCGGGACGCCGTCGGGAACTTCCGGCGATGA
- a CDS encoding MATE family efflux transporter, whose product MKLLKGQDELNLTDGSIAKPLFYLSLPIIVTNLLQVAYNLADTFWLGQFDEPEPLAAITFGFPLVFLLISLGMGLSVAGSVLVAQHTGADEKREAEYAASQTVTFAFIASTLLGLGGYFVVADFMALLGAEGEVLTLATEYMEVIALGLPFMFGFFVFISLMRGSGDTITPMLVMFGTVVLNITLDPFLIFGWGPFPALGVQGAAVATVFSRGLAMLVGMGIMLAGTRGIRIRLTEMAPDLTYIRKLLRIGIPASIEGTGRALSVNFLLVIVATFSVTIEAAFGVGIRVFSLVFMPAIAVDRGVETMTGQNIGADKPERAAATNHFAARVSFLVLAAFGVVIFVTAPAIMNVFTDQPDVVAEGATFLRWVAPTFGFIGIVRAYSGGFRGAGKTLTAAAISITMLAVIRLPVAFVASQGFAPPGWWILSSPDPRGIWLAFAVSNVLAAGIAFLWFERGTWREADLTEDEGDSEAGGTPTPTDD is encoded by the coding sequence ATGAAACTCCTCAAAGGACAGGACGAACTGAACCTGACCGACGGGAGCATCGCCAAGCCGCTGTTCTACCTCTCGTTGCCCATCATCGTCACGAACCTCCTGCAGGTGGCGTACAACCTCGCGGACACGTTCTGGCTCGGCCAGTTCGACGAACCCGAACCGCTGGCGGCCATCACCTTCGGGTTCCCGCTGGTCTTCCTGCTCATCTCGCTCGGCATGGGACTGTCCGTCGCGGGGAGCGTCCTCGTGGCCCAGCACACCGGGGCCGACGAGAAGCGGGAAGCCGAGTACGCCGCCTCCCAGACGGTGACGTTCGCGTTCATCGCCTCCACACTGCTCGGCCTCGGGGGCTATTTCGTCGTCGCGGACTTCATGGCCCTGCTCGGCGCGGAGGGGGAGGTCCTGACGCTGGCCACCGAGTACATGGAGGTCATCGCGCTCGGGTTGCCGTTCATGTTCGGCTTCTTCGTGTTCATCTCGCTGATGCGCGGGTCCGGGGACACCATCACGCCGATGCTCGTGATGTTCGGCACCGTCGTGTTGAACATCACCTTGGACCCGTTCCTCATCTTCGGGTGGGGACCGTTCCCGGCACTCGGTGTCCAAGGAGCGGCCGTCGCCACCGTGTTCTCTCGGGGGTTGGCGATGCTCGTCGGGATGGGAATCATGCTGGCCGGGACACGCGGCATCCGCATCCGTCTCACGGAGATGGCACCGGACCTGACCTACATCCGGAAACTCCTCCGTATCGGCATCCCGGCGTCCATCGAGGGGACCGGGCGTGCCCTCTCGGTGAACTTCCTGCTGGTCATCGTCGCCACCTTCTCCGTGACCATCGAAGCGGCCTTCGGCGTGGGTATCCGGGTGTTCTCGCTCGTGTTCATGCCCGCCATCGCCGTCGACCGCGGCGTCGAGACGATGACCGGCCAGAACATCGGGGCCGACAAGCCCGAGCGGGCGGCCGCGACCAACCACTTCGCGGCCCGGGTGTCGTTCCTCGTGCTCGCCGCATTCGGCGTCGTCATCTTCGTCACCGCACCCGCGATTATGAACGTCTTCACCGACCAACCGGACGTCGTCGCGGAAGGCGCGACGTTCCTCCGGTGGGTCGCCCCCACCTTCGGGTTCATCGGCATCGTCCGCGCCTACTCCGGCGGGTTCCGCGGCGCGGGCAAGACGCTGACGGCCGCGGCCATCTCCATCACGATGCTTGCGGTCATCCGCCTCCCCGTGGCCTTCGTGGCCTCACAGGGCTTCGCCCCGCCGGGATGGTGGATTCTCTCCAGTCCCGACCCGCGCGGTATCTGGCTCGCGTTCGCCGTCTCGAACGTCCTCGCGGCCGGCATCGCGTTCCTCTGGTTCGAGCGCGGGACGTGGCGCGAGGCCGACCTCACCGAGGACGAGGGCGACAGCGAGGCCGGCGGTACGCCGACGCCCACCGACGACTAA
- a CDS encoding sensor histidine kinase translates to MRCDSRFGLLFELIEDAVVDVELVDGVPVVREVNPAFVDIFGYDPETIVGESLNEFIVPETQVREATKFDKRTERGEVNRAVVSRRTAAGVRRFRYRGVPYTRDGGRHGLAIYTDITDQRRREQHHRVLHRVLRHNLRNRLTRIIGSAERLHKPDADVERHADDILQAALGLSELSDRAGNVEDILDSTRPERHELDLSDVLGGVVERAREQYPGATFEAELPDTRPVLADDRVAVAFTNLVENAVEHAGGSPVVTVTAEREGADVVVTVTDDGPGIPDHERAVIFDGQRVSQHTHSTGLGLWVTKWLVEGFGGRLDYGRADGRTHVSVRLPTAA, encoded by the coding sequence ATGAGGTGTGATTCGCGGTTCGGCCTCCTCTTCGAGTTGATAGAGGACGCCGTCGTGGACGTGGAACTCGTCGACGGCGTCCCCGTCGTCAGGGAGGTCAATCCGGCGTTCGTCGACATCTTCGGCTACGACCCCGAGACGATAGTCGGCGAGTCGCTGAACGAGTTCATCGTCCCGGAGACGCAGGTGCGGGAGGCCACGAAGTTCGACAAGCGGACGGAGCGCGGTGAGGTCAACCGCGCCGTCGTCTCCCGCCGGACGGCCGCCGGCGTTCGGCGTTTCCGCTACCGTGGCGTCCCCTACACCCGCGACGGCGGTCGGCACGGCCTCGCTATCTACACCGACATCACCGACCAGCGGCGGCGGGAACAGCACCACCGGGTCCTCCACCGCGTCCTCCGGCACAACCTCCGCAACCGACTGACGCGAATCATCGGCTCGGCCGAACGGTTGCACAAACCCGACGCGGACGTGGAGCGACACGCCGACGACATCCTACAGGCCGCCCTCGGCCTCAGTGAGTTGAGCGACCGCGCGGGAAACGTCGAGGATATCCTCGATTCGACCAGACCCGAGCGACACGAACTCGACCTGAGTGACGTCCTCGGCGGCGTCGTCGAACGGGCACGCGAGCAGTACCCCGGCGCGACGTTCGAAGCGGAACTTCCCGACACCCGTCCCGTCCTCGCGGACGACCGCGTCGCCGTCGCGTTCACGAACCTCGTGGAGAACGCCGTCGAACACGCCGGTGGGTCACCGGTAGTGACCGTCACTGCCGAACGCGAGGGTGCGGACGTGGTCGTCACCGTCACCGACGACGGCCCCGGGATTCCCGACCACGAACGGGCGGTCATCTTCGACGGCCAGCGAGTGTCCCAGCACACCCACAGTACGGGCCTCGGCCTGTGGGTGACGAAGTGGCTCGTCGAGGGGTTCGGGGGGCGACTGGACTACGGGAGAGCGGACGGCAGGACACACGTCTCGGTCCGGCTCCCGACCGCCGCGTGA
- a CDS encoding phosphatase PAP2 family protein → MTLGGGEIEAVQSLLGEFVVVFALVTQLGDIWFYFTVLGTWYWLGDRTPVLGPLADRRLTAGIVGLGVGAMAVTLALKGAFALERPPGAEAAVAAEAVPRALRSLYAAAATGDGFGFPSGHAIGTTAIWGGVAWFARGGNRRRRLAVAGSIVAVVGFSRVALGVHYAVSVVAGVGIGLAYLLAVTRLGSDPARTFGVALVVAVCAAVVTGGGEDAAVALGLAGGSLLAWLALGARVPAQPTTGREAAVTALLGVVVCGGLFGATLALDPPVSVAVALSGLVGATVLVLPVVTHGVEKAEGEPT, encoded by the coding sequence ATGACGCTCGGCGGTGGCGAAATCGAGGCGGTCCAGTCACTGCTCGGCGAGTTCGTCGTCGTCTTCGCGCTGGTCACCCAACTGGGCGACATCTGGTTTTACTTCACGGTGCTCGGGACGTGGTACTGGCTCGGGGACCGAACGCCCGTCCTCGGCCCCCTCGCCGACCGCCGCCTCACCGCCGGAATCGTCGGCCTCGGCGTCGGCGCGATGGCGGTGACCCTCGCGCTGAAGGGGGCGTTCGCACTGGAGCGACCGCCGGGCGCGGAGGCGGCCGTCGCGGCCGAGGCCGTCCCGCGGGCACTTCGCAGTCTCTACGCGGCGGCGGCCACCGGCGACGGCTTCGGGTTCCCCAGCGGCCACGCCATCGGGACGACGGCCATCTGGGGCGGCGTCGCGTGGTTCGCCCGCGGCGGCAACCGACGGCGACGGCTCGCCGTCGCGGGGAGTATCGTCGCCGTCGTCGGGTTCTCTCGGGTCGCGCTCGGCGTCCACTACGCCGTCAGCGTCGTCGCCGGCGTCGGTATCGGCCTCGCGTACCTCCTCGCCGTCACCCGTCTGGGAAGCGACCCGGCGCGGACGTTCGGCGTCGCGCTCGTCGTCGCCGTGTGTGCCGCCGTCGTGACGGGGGGCGGCGAGGACGCGGCAGTCGCGTTGGGGCTGGCCGGCGGGAGCCTCCTCGCGTGGCTGGCTCTCGGCGCGCGCGTCCCGGCACAGCCGACGACGGGACGGGAAGCGGCCGTGACGGCACTGCTCGGCGTGGTCGTCTGTGGTGGGCTGTTCGGGGCGACGCTGGCACTCGACCCACCGGTTTCGGTCGCAGTCGCTCTCTCGGGGCTGGTCGGCGCGACGGTGCTGGTGCTCCCGGTCGTGACACACGGCGTCGAAAAAGCGGAAGGTGAGCCGACTTAG
- a CDS encoding KH domain-containing protein, producing the protein MQHVKIPQDRIGVLVGEGGETMREIESRAEVRLDIDSETGSVRIEKVGDPITGLKGPDIVKAIGRGFAPEDALELLADDMMMFDVVDLKAASRNKKDMRRNKGRLIGEDGRTRELMEELSGAAVVIYGSTLGVIGQPEQVDTVREAAEMILDGAPHGAVYSFLERRHNEMKREGMEYHQFTG; encoded by the coding sequence ATGCAGCACGTGAAGATTCCGCAGGACCGCATCGGCGTACTCGTCGGCGAGGGCGGCGAGACGATGCGCGAAATCGAGTCCCGCGCCGAGGTGCGTCTCGACATCGACAGCGAGACCGGGTCGGTCCGCATCGAGAAGGTGGGTGACCCCATCACCGGACTGAAGGGTCCCGACATCGTGAAGGCCATCGGTCGTGGGTTCGCCCCGGAGGACGCGCTCGAACTGCTAGCCGACGACATGATGATGTTCGACGTCGTCGACCTGAAGGCGGCCTCCCGGAACAAGAAGGACATGCGCCGGAACAAGGGCCGCCTCATCGGCGAGGACGGGCGGACCCGTGAACTGATGGAGGAACTCTCGGGGGCGGCAGTCGTCATCTACGGGTCGACGCTGGGTGTCATCGGCCAACCGGAACAGGTCGACACCGTCCGGGAGGCCGCCGAGATGATACTCGACGGCGCGCCCCACGGTGCCGTCTACTCGTTCCTCGAACGCCGCCACAACGAGATGAAACGCGAGGGGATGGAGTACCACCAGTTCACCGGGTAA
- the thsA gene encoding thermosome subunit alpha, translating into MGNQPLIVLSEESQRTSGKDAQSMNITAGKAVAEAVRTTLGPKGMDKMLVGDTGSVVVTNDGVTILDEMDIEHPAANMIVEVAQTQEDEVGDGTTTAVVISGELLGKAEDLLDQDIHASILAQGYRQAAEKAKEILEDMAIEVSEDDTDILEQIAATAMTGKGAEAAKDTLAGLVVDAVRAVADDEGIDTDNIKVEKVVGGSIDESELVEGVIVDKERVHDNMPYAVEDADVALLDTAIEVPETELDTEVNVTDPDQLQQFLDQEEKQLKEMVDKLADAGADVVFCQKGIDDMAQHYLAEEGILAVRRGKSSDIQALARSTGARVISNIDDVTEEDLGFAGSVAEKDIGGDQRIFVEDVEDAKAVTMILRGGTDHVVDEVERAIEDSLGVVSVTLEDGKVLPGGGAPETELALGLRDHADSVGGREQLAVEAFADAIDVVPRTLAENAGLDPIDSLVDLRSQHDGGATTAGLDAYTGDVVDMQEDGVVEPLRVKTQAVESATEAAVMILRIDDVIAAGDLKGGGSDDDDEGPPAGGPGGGMGGGMGGMGGMGGMGGAM; encoded by the coding sequence ATGGGCAACCAGCCCCTCATCGTACTTTCCGAGGAGAGTCAGCGAACCTCGGGCAAAGACGCACAGTCGATGAACATCACGGCCGGGAAGGCCGTGGCCGAGGCGGTACGGACGACACTCGGCCCGAAAGGGATGGACAAGATGCTCGTGGGCGACACGGGCAGCGTCGTCGTCACGAACGACGGCGTCACCATCCTCGACGAGATGGACATCGAGCACCCCGCGGCGAACATGATCGTCGAAGTCGCCCAGACCCAAGAGGACGAGGTGGGCGACGGGACCACGACTGCGGTCGTCATCTCCGGTGAACTGCTCGGCAAGGCCGAGGACCTGCTGGACCAGGACATCCACGCCTCCATCCTCGCGCAAGGGTACCGACAGGCCGCCGAGAAGGCAAAGGAGATTCTCGAGGACATGGCCATCGAGGTCAGCGAGGACGACACCGACATCCTCGAACAGATCGCCGCGACGGCGATGACCGGCAAGGGTGCCGAGGCCGCGAAGGACACCCTCGCGGGCCTCGTCGTCGACGCCGTCCGCGCCGTCGCTGACGACGAGGGCATCGACACGGACAACATCAAAGTCGAGAAGGTCGTCGGCGGTTCCATCGACGAGTCCGAACTCGTCGAGGGCGTCATCGTCGACAAGGAACGCGTCCACGATAATATGCCCTACGCCGTCGAGGACGCGGACGTCGCGCTGCTCGACACGGCCATCGAGGTCCCCGAGACCGAACTCGACACCGAGGTCAACGTCACCGACCCCGACCAGCTCCAGCAGTTCCTCGACCAAGAGGAGAAACAGCTCAAGGAGATGGTCGACAAACTCGCCGACGCCGGTGCCGACGTGGTCTTCTGCCAGAAGGGCATCGACGACATGGCCCAGCACTACCTCGCAGAGGAGGGCATCCTCGCGGTGCGCCGCGGCAAGTCCTCCGACATTCAGGCGCTGGCCCGCTCGACGGGTGCCCGCGTCATCTCGAACATCGACGACGTCACCGAGGAAGACCTCGGCTTCGCTGGCTCCGTCGCCGAGAAGGACATCGGTGGCGACCAGCGCATCTTCGTCGAGGACGTCGAGGACGCGAAGGCCGTCACGATGATTCTCCGCGGCGGCACCGACCACGTCGTCGACGAAGTCGAGCGCGCCATCGAGGACTCGCTCGGCGTCGTGAGCGTCACGCTGGAGGACGGCAAGGTCCTCCCCGGCGGCGGTGCTCCCGAGACGGAACTCGCGCTCGGTCTGCGTGACCACGCCGACTCCGTCGGTGGCCGCGAACAGCTGGCCGTCGAGGCCTTCGCCGACGCCATCGACGTCGTCCCGCGCACGCTCGCCGAGAACGCCGGACTCGACCCCATCGACTCGCTGGTCGACCTCCGCTCACAGCACGACGGCGGCGCGACGACCGCCGGGCTGGACGCCTACACGGGCGATGTCGTCGACATGCAGGAGGACGGCGTCGTCGAACCCCTCCGCGTCAAGACGCAGGCAGTCGAGTCCGCCACGGAGGCCGCCGTGATGATTCTCCGCATCGACGACGTCATCGCGGCCGGCGACCTCAAGGGCGGCGGCTCCGACGACGACGACGAAGGACCACCCGCCGGCGGTCCCGGCGGCGGCATGGGCGGCGGCATGGGTGGCATGGGCGGCATGGGTGGCATGGGCGGCGCGATGTAA
- the lrp gene encoding HTH-type transcriptional regulator Lrp, with protein sequence MTYENLDRKLVNALLGDGRASLRSLGEDLDVSVTTVSNHLSDLEEDNIIQGYTPKIDYDALGYDVTAILQLKVEGSALVDVTERLREHDQMISVYEVTGDYDIIAIGKFTDTDGMNNQIKELLTEPDINESNTSVVLNAAKEHEQFTLDLE encoded by the coding sequence ATGACGTACGAAAATCTCGACCGGAAGTTAGTAAATGCCCTGCTGGGGGATGGTCGCGCCAGCCTGCGAAGCCTCGGAGAAGACCTCGACGTGTCGGTGACGACCGTCTCGAACCACCTGAGTGACTTGGAGGAGGACAACATCATTCAGGGGTACACACCCAAGATAGATTACGACGCGCTCGGGTACGACGTGACTGCTATCCTCCAGTTGAAAGTGGAGGGGTCGGCACTCGTCGACGTCACGGAGCGGCTCAGGGAACACGACCAGATGATAAGCGTCTACGAAGTCACCGGCGACTACGACATCATCGCCATCGGGAAGTTCACCGACACCGACGGCATGAACAACCAAATCAAGGAACTGCTCACCGAACCCGACATCAACGAGTCGAACACCAGCGTCGTCCTCAACGCCGCCAAAGAACACGAGCAGTTCACGCTGGACTTGGAGTGA
- a CDS encoding tRNA (guanine(26)-N(2))-dimethyltransferase yields MLVEEGGVELEVPGEATDGKQDGVFYNPDMELNRDVTVATLRAYRDSGVGPAASYLDATAASGARGVRAAADGWDVTLCDVDPDAVALGEENLARNDLSGTAVHRDANALMHEARFDVVDVDPFGTPMPFADAAVRSAGGLLCVTATDTAPLCGAHFMSGVRKYETVPRNTEYHAEMGLRVLLSALVRTAARHDVAATPILSHVSDHYVRTYLDVDSGARAANDCIEQLGYVDHCQRCLYREATTGLVPDPLSECPHCGEHIQTAGPLWLGPAHDADFVTAVRERVTDGFGTAARARRLLDTIAGELHTPTHYDQHRLAKRWGESAVGMAEFVDTLRDAGHEATRTHYGGTTFKTTADVTEIEAATR; encoded by the coding sequence ATGCTCGTCGAGGAGGGCGGTGTCGAACTCGAAGTGCCCGGGGAGGCGACCGACGGGAAACAGGACGGGGTGTTCTACAACCCCGACATGGAACTCAACCGGGACGTGACGGTGGCGACGCTGCGGGCCTACCGCGATTCGGGGGTCGGTCCGGCCGCCTCCTACCTCGACGCGACGGCCGCGAGCGGCGCGCGCGGCGTCCGCGCGGCCGCCGACGGGTGGGACGTGACGCTGTGTGACGTGGACCCCGACGCGGTGGCCCTCGGGGAGGAGAACCTCGCCCGCAACGACCTGTCGGGCACGGCCGTCCACCGGGACGCGAACGCGCTCATGCACGAGGCGCGGTTCGACGTGGTCGACGTGGACCCGTTCGGGACGCCGATGCCGTTCGCCGACGCCGCCGTCAGGAGCGCGGGCGGACTGCTCTGCGTGACGGCCACCGACACCGCGCCGCTGTGTGGCGCGCACTTCATGAGCGGCGTCCGCAAGTACGAGACGGTCCCGCGCAACACGGAGTACCACGCCGAGATGGGACTGCGCGTCCTCCTGTCGGCACTTGTCCGGACTGCGGCCCGCCACGACGTGGCCGCGACGCCCATCTTGAGCCACGTCTCCGACCACTACGTCCGGACGTACCTCGACGTGGACAGCGGGGCACGGGCGGCCAACGACTGCATCGAGCAGTTGGGCTACGTGGACCACTGCCAGCGGTGTCTCTACCGCGAGGCGACGACCGGACTCGTCCCGGACCCGCTTTCGGAGTGTCCCCACTGTGGCGAACACATCCAGACGGCCGGCCCGCTCTGGCTCGGCCCGGCCCACGACGCCGACTTCGTGACCGCCGTCCGCGAACGGGTCACCGACGGCTTCGGCACCGCGGCGCGGGCGCGCCGTCTGCTCGACACGATTGCGGGCGAACTCCACACGCCGACCCACTACGACCAGCACAGGCTGGCGAAGCGGTGGGGCGAGTCCGCCGTCGGGATGGCGGAGTTCGTCGACACGCTCCGGGACGCGGGCCACGAGGCGACCCGGACGCACTACGGCGGGACGACGTTCAAGACGACGGCGGACGTGACAGAAATCGAGGCCGCGACGCGCTAG